In one window of Synergistaceae bacterium DNA:
- a CDS encoding formate/nitrite transporter family protein, producing MSLKSPIETAKSASSTASYKANLSFKSMLILGFFGGAHIAFGSYFMIVVTQDASQFVGMGLSKLFGGVVFSIGLLLVSVCGAELFTGNCLMPLGILTREVPLSKLLKNWLVVYFANFLGALLLAFFVYKSGLARNLISVNILNIAVTKVNLPFVEALFRGILCNWLLVLAIWMGFSAKDVINKFICCLMPISAFVAMGFEHCIANMFFISLGMFVKTDVLAVGMSQLSHAELETLSMAGFMNNILPVTIGNIIGGAFFVGILYYMSLSKELKERK from the coding sequence TTGAGTTTAAAATCGCCAATAGAAACAGCAAAAAGTGCGTCTAGTACAGCAAGTTACAAGGCAAATTTAAGTTTTAAAAGTATGTTGATTCTGGGTTTTTTTGGAGGAGCACACATTGCTTTTGGTTCCTATTTTATGATAGTTGTCACTCAAGATGCTTCACAGTTTGTGGGTATGGGCCTTTCAAAGCTTTTTGGAGGAGTAGTTTTCTCTATCGGCCTTTTATTAGTTTCCGTCTGCGGTGCCGAATTATTTACAGGCAATTGCCTTATGCCATTAGGAATCTTAACTCGAGAAGTTCCGCTCTCTAAGCTATTAAAGAACTGGCTTGTCGTCTATTTTGCTAATTTTTTAGGAGCTCTGCTTCTTGCTTTTTTCGTATATAAAAGTGGCCTTGCAAGAAATTTAATATCTGTAAATATATTGAATATTGCTGTAACCAAAGTAAATCTTCCTTTTGTTGAAGCACTTTTCCGCGGCATCCTTTGTAATTGGTTGTTGGTCTTGGCAATATGGATGGGTTTTTCTGCGAAAGACGTAATAAATAAATTTATTTGCTGCTTGATGCCTATCTCTGCTTTTGTAGCAATGGGATTTGAGCACTGTATAGCAAATATGTTTTTTATCAGCTTAGGTATGTTCGTAAAAACAGATGTTTTGGCAGTGGGAATGTCTCAGCTGTCTCATGCTGAATTGGAAACCCTTTCGATGGCTGGCTTTATGAATAACATTTTGCCTGTAACAATTGGTAATATAATAGGCGGTGCTTTCTTCGTTGGGATTCTTTATTACATGTCACTTTCGAAAGAACTAAAAGAAAGAAAATGA
- the fdhF gene encoding formate dehydrogenase subunit alpha: MPKAVINGKTVDFSPGMTILQAAREAGIYIPTLCEHPALDIVGACRICLVEVEGSPKLHTACSTPITENMVIQTNSAKVLAVRKSVIELLLIRHPLECFSCASNGNCELQTIAYELGVEKSSYKDESRTIERLSIEDENPFYIRDLNKCILCGRCVRVCAQHARYHVLDFQNRGIATLARQGEGLELEEAGCTFCGQCVSVCPVGALYEKPALGKGQFWELETTRTICPYCGVGCELLVQVNKRTGKIANVTSDHKNMNSINKGRTCVKGSFAWEFVNSPERLTHPLIKRDGEFYPATWDEALDKVVEGLKRNKGKAGFFSSARCTNEDNYIIQRFAREVMGTNNVDHCAHLUHSATVAGLGETLGSGAMTNDLESIKSADTILVIGSNTTEAHPVIGSMIKERIQNGGKLIVCDPRKIELHKYAAVSIRHKSGSDVALINSMMNVILEENLYDKEFIAERVENFEELKKIVGEYNPEKMAKTTGISAETVREAARLYAKAENSAIFYTMGITQHTTGTNNVRTLANLALLCGMVGRPGTGVNPLRGQNNVQGACDMGALPATLPGYLNVGTTKAAEMVKKLWGCEIPDNGVPGLSVARMIDAASKGDIKALYIVGENPMVTDADTNHVSEALDNLDFLVVEDIFLTPTAEKADVVLPASCWPEKDGTITNTIRAVQLLRKASESPGESLDDWKIFVELAKRFGHDWQFNSAEDVFNDIRRFTPTYAGMNYDRLDQGYLQWPCFDEEHKGTPILHTQRFGRENGKATFSPCDWTPPHEWPDEEYPFIATTGRSLFHYHSGSMTRRAATGKYIKELYIEINPEDAHTLHVEDGDSITVESRRGVVTGKAKVTDLVSQGMLFLPFHFAEAAANLLTAAVWDTDSETPGFKISAVKLSKI, from the coding sequence CTTCATACAGCTTGTTCTACTCCTATTACGGAAAATATGGTAATTCAAACAAACAGCGCAAAGGTTCTTGCGGTTCGTAAATCGGTAATTGAGCTTTTACTGATTCGACATCCTCTTGAATGCTTCAGCTGTGCAAGCAACGGAAATTGTGAGCTGCAAACAATAGCTTATGAGCTAGGAGTAGAAAAAAGTTCTTACAAGGATGAAAGTAGAACGATAGAAAGACTTTCGATAGAAGATGAAAATCCCTTTTATATAAGAGACCTTAATAAATGTATTCTCTGCGGCAGATGTGTCCGTGTTTGTGCTCAACATGCACGCTATCATGTCCTTGATTTTCAAAACAGAGGCATTGCAACTTTAGCACGCCAAGGTGAAGGGCTTGAGCTTGAAGAGGCAGGCTGTACATTTTGCGGACAGTGTGTGTCTGTTTGTCCTGTAGGTGCGCTTTATGAAAAACCGGCATTGGGCAAGGGGCAATTCTGGGAGCTAGAGACAACGAGGACTATCTGTCCATATTGTGGTGTAGGCTGCGAGCTGTTAGTTCAAGTAAACAAAAGAACGGGAAAAATTGCGAATGTAACTTCAGACCATAAAAATATGAACTCTATAAATAAAGGTCGCACCTGCGTAAAGGGAAGTTTTGCTTGGGAGTTTGTAAACAGTCCTGAGCGTTTAACACATCCCTTAATAAAGAGAGATGGGGAGTTTTATCCTGCAACTTGGGATGAAGCGCTTGATAAAGTAGTGGAAGGGCTAAAAAGGAATAAAGGAAAGGCAGGGTTTTTCTCGTCAGCTCGCTGCACAAATGAAGATAATTATATAATTCAAAGGTTCGCAAGGGAGGTAATGGGCACAAACAATGTTGATCACTGTGCCCACCTCTGACACTCTGCTACTGTTGCGGGTCTCGGTGAGACCCTAGGAAGTGGAGCAATGACAAATGATTTGGAGTCAATAAAATCAGCAGACACAATTCTTGTAATCGGTTCAAATACAACAGAGGCTCATCCTGTTATAGGTTCAATGATAAAAGAGCGTATACAAAACGGAGGGAAACTTATAGTATGCGACCCACGTAAAATTGAACTGCATAAATATGCGGCTGTTTCCATAAGACACAAAAGCGGTTCAGACGTAGCTCTTATAAACTCTATGATGAATGTCATTTTGGAAGAAAATCTTTATGACAAAGAATTCATTGCAGAACGAGTAGAAAATTTTGAAGAGCTGAAAAAAATAGTTGGGGAATATAATCCGGAAAAAATGGCAAAAACAACGGGGATCTCTGCTGAGACAGTTCGCGAAGCAGCTCGCTTGTATGCAAAAGCAGAAAACTCCGCAATTTTTTACACAATGGGAATAACACAACATACCACCGGAACAAATAATGTAAGAACTCTGGCAAATTTGGCTCTGTTGTGTGGCATGGTCGGTCGTCCCGGCACAGGAGTCAACCCGTTACGCGGCCAAAATAATGTACAGGGTGCCTGTGATATGGGAGCACTTCCGGCAACTCTTCCAGGATATCTTAACGTTGGAACGACTAAAGCTGCAGAAATGGTAAAAAAATTATGGGGTTGTGAGATTCCAGATAACGGAGTCCCCGGTCTTTCGGTTGCCAGAATGATTGACGCGGCAAGCAAGGGAGATATTAAAGCTCTTTATATAGTGGGAGAGAATCCAATGGTAACAGATGCGGACACGAATCACGTGTCAGAAGCTTTAGATAATTTGGACTTTCTTGTTGTTGAAGATATTTTTCTTACTCCTACAGCAGAAAAAGCAGATGTTGTGCTTCCGGCGTCATGTTGGCCTGAAAAAGACGGTACAATTACGAATACCATAAGAGCTGTACAGCTCTTAAGAAAAGCCTCCGAATCTCCTGGAGAGAGCCTTGATGATTGGAAAATCTTTGTGGAACTGGCGAAACGTTTTGGGCATGATTGGCAGTTTAATTCTGCTGAAGATGTGTTTAACGATATAAGGCGCTTTACTCCCACTTATGCGGGAATGAATTACGACCGGCTTGATCAAGGCTACTTGCAGTGGCCCTGTTTTGATGAGGAGCATAAAGGAACTCCGATATTGCATACACAGCGTTTCGGAAGAGAGAATGGAAAAGCGACTTTTTCTCCTTGTGATTGGACTCCCCCTCACGAATGGCCTGATGAGGAATATCCATTTATAGCCACAACCGGACGTAGCCTGTTCCATTATCACTCCGGTTCTATGACCCGCAGGGCTGCAACGGGCAAATACATAAAAGAGCTATATATTGAAATAAACCCGGAAGACGCACACACACTTCATGTAGAGGACGGTGACAGCATTACGGTTGAATCTCGTAGGGGTGTCGTAACAGGCAAAGCTAAAGTTACAGATTTGGTCTCTCAAGGGATGTTATTTTTACCATTTCATTTTGCAGAGGCAGCTGCTAATCTTTTGACGGCAGCTGTTTGGGATACTGATTCCGAAACTCCTGGGTTTAAAATAAGTGCCGTAAAGCTATCAAAAATTTAA
- a CDS encoding AMP-binding protein, translated as MWRLLVKFILNLFFSIEIKGLENWKNSNGEEGVLIAPNYVSFIDPLILALFLPEKVPFAIEKRLTKKRWANLFLPLAETHILDSEAPLSLKYFLTLLKDGGRCVIFPELQPTTTGNPMKVSQGVAMIADHTNAKILPIYIDGTQRTPFSRIQHKPGVRFFSKVTITIFPLKELNIAEEVVGTKRNVAAGQALERIMNEAAMYARRKEKPFWDILLDARDEFGGKTRLFCDYQEKPVTYNGFITRVLLIEEALSSQKIKGENIGVLLPTSLAGVVTLYALQKMGRIPALLNFSLGGRSLVNCCHTGDIKTIITSRKFITLGKLEHLIESAQEAGVELLWLEDVAPSITTFKKLNAAIKTPFLKSKPVDLKAAEKPAVLLFTSGSEGSPKGVLLSYKNLNTNHSQMFTRVDFYRSDRVLNIMPIFHSFGLCGIFMPVALGLFVSLYPSPLHYKTISTLCYDERITILFATDTFLCGFAKAAQDNYDFATMRLLVQGGEKLKPSTQKTWFERFNIRITEGYGVTEASPVVANNYYAHHKTGTVGLIVSGLEYRLEAIEGVHQGGRLWLKGDNIMLGYYKITNPGVLEPLKDGWYDTGDIVDIDDEGYVKIIGRAKRFAKIAGEMISLAAVEELIYEIWPDDKHAVVMLSGGPRGETLGLVTTRIELKRDEVRQKLSDMEIAEISMPKKVLILEDIPTLPTGKINYVSLEEFLKDEDITD; from the coding sequence GTAATGGAGAAGAGGGGGTTTTGATTGCCCCAAACTATGTTTCCTTTATCGACCCACTTATATTAGCCCTGTTCCTACCAGAAAAAGTTCCCTTCGCCATTGAAAAACGGCTGACTAAAAAACGTTGGGCAAATTTATTTCTTCCTCTCGCAGAGACTCATATTCTTGATTCAGAGGCCCCCCTTTCGCTAAAATATTTCTTAACGCTTCTGAAAGATGGGGGAAGATGCGTTATATTTCCGGAGCTTCAACCAACAACTACTGGCAATCCGATGAAAGTTTCGCAAGGAGTTGCAATGATTGCCGATCATACAAATGCAAAAATTCTTCCTATATATATAGATGGAACACAACGTACCCCTTTTTCGCGCATTCAGCACAAGCCAGGGGTTCGTTTCTTTTCTAAAGTAACTATAACAATCTTCCCATTAAAAGAGTTGAATATTGCAGAAGAAGTTGTCGGAACAAAGAGAAATGTCGCTGCAGGACAAGCTCTAGAACGCATCATGAATGAAGCTGCTATGTATGCAAGGCGTAAAGAGAAGCCTTTTTGGGACATACTTCTTGATGCTCGCGATGAGTTTGGTGGAAAAACTCGGCTGTTTTGTGACTATCAAGAAAAACCTGTAACTTATAACGGTTTTATAACCAGAGTTCTCCTTATAGAAGAAGCATTATCTTCGCAAAAAATCAAAGGGGAAAATATTGGAGTCCTGCTGCCAACATCTCTTGCCGGAGTAGTTACGTTATATGCCCTTCAAAAAATGGGAAGAATCCCTGCACTTTTGAATTTTTCTCTTGGCGGACGTTCTCTCGTAAATTGTTGCCATACCGGAGATATAAAGACAATTATAACTTCTCGAAAATTTATTACGCTCGGAAAACTTGAACATCTTATTGAATCAGCCCAAGAAGCGGGAGTAGAGCTTCTTTGGCTAGAAGATGTGGCCCCATCAATCACAACCTTTAAAAAACTTAACGCTGCAATAAAAACACCTTTTTTAAAATCTAAACCCGTTGATTTAAAAGCTGCTGAGAAACCGGCCGTGCTTTTATTTACCTCCGGTTCGGAGGGTTCTCCTAAAGGAGTTTTGTTAAGCTATAAAAACTTAAATACAAACCACTCGCAGATGTTTACCCGAGTAGATTTTTACAGATCTGACAGAGTCCTAAATATTATGCCTATATTTCATTCTTTTGGTTTGTGCGGCATATTTATGCCTGTTGCACTTGGACTTTTTGTCTCTCTTTATCCCTCGCCACTACATTACAAAACTATTTCTACTCTTTGCTACGACGAGCGCATAACCATTCTTTTTGCAACGGACACTTTCCTTTGCGGATTTGCAAAGGCTGCTCAGGATAACTACGATTTTGCAACGATGAGGCTTCTCGTTCAAGGTGGAGAGAAATTAAAACCATCAACTCAAAAAACCTGGTTTGAGCGTTTTAATATAAGGATTACTGAAGGTTATGGTGTTACAGAAGCGTCTCCCGTCGTTGCCAATAACTACTATGCTCATCATAAAACAGGCACTGTCGGCCTAATTGTATCGGGCTTGGAATATCGTTTAGAAGCTATTGAAGGCGTACATCAGGGAGGCCGCCTCTGGCTAAAAGGGGACAATATTATGCTCGGATACTATAAAATTACAAATCCGGGAGTTCTAGAACCCCTTAAAGATGGTTGGTACGACACAGGAGACATTGTTGATATTGACGATGAAGGCTACGTAAAAATTATTGGCCGTGCAAAAAGATTCGCTAAAATTGCAGGAGAGATGATTTCTTTAGCAGCAGTTGAAGAGCTTATATATGAAATCTGGCCGGATGACAAACATGCTGTTGTTATGTTAAGCGGAGGACCCAGAGGTGAAACTTTAGGACTGGTAACAACAAGGATAGAGCTCAAACGAGATGAAGTCCGTCAAAAACTTTCTGATATGGAAATAGCTGAAATTTCTATGCCAAAAAAAGTTCTCATTTTAGAAGACATACCTACGCTCCCAACAGGAAAAATTAATTATGTCTCTCTTGAAGAGTTTTTAAAAGATGAAGACATTACAGATTAA
- the glmS gene encoding glutamine--fructose-6-phosphate transaminase (isomerizing): protein MCGIMGYVGDRNAADIILEGLAKHEHRKYDSAGIAVINDEEIREVRAIGKLSQLEKKVEQESIAGNFGIGHTRYATHGAITENNAHPHISSDKRVVLVHNGIIDNANEIRIELESKGIKFHTETDTESAVQYLAYVYKNDPKEAIVKLTKRINGSFALVIMFYDRKDEIWVARKGSSLVVGHTGKEGFCASDPTALLDFSQDVWFMDDEEMAMINKKSCIFYDFDGAEHPKDSMHLDWNATMANKGTFAHYMLKEIHEQPNVMAQTLLGRIKEGRVDLSGELDWSPELAKSWRRIHFVACGTSHYATVTAAQIMETFGTFDIRTEIASEYSYRNLPNGPDTLAIFVSQSGETADTLQAARVAKSKGAKCLVITNVRDSTIHREVGECLITPAGPEIGVAATKTYTTQLTMLVLLGMYLAKLRGNLAEATENRLVKALVKMPGKLAELLEQKENIENIARNFTKVKGVFFMGRALAYPSALEGALKLKEISYILAEAYPAGEMKHGPIALLDKDIPIVALVPKNILWERTISNIKEYMAKQSPIIAIATVGDNEISNYSKNIIYTPETEPELFAFIATIPLQLFAYYMANQRGCDIDMPRNLVKAVID, encoded by the coding sequence ATGTGCGGAATTATGGGGTATGTTGGCGACAGAAATGCTGCAGACATCATCCTTGAAGGACTCGCGAAACATGAACATAGAAAGTATGACTCGGCAGGCATCGCTGTTATAAATGATGAAGAAATACGGGAAGTGCGTGCTATAGGGAAACTTTCACAGCTAGAGAAAAAAGTTGAACAAGAGTCAATTGCAGGGAACTTCGGTATAGGGCACACAAGATATGCTACACATGGCGCAATTACAGAAAACAACGCACACCCTCATATAAGTAGCGATAAAAGGGTCGTCCTGGTACACAACGGAATTATAGACAATGCCAACGAAATAAGAATAGAACTTGAATCAAAGGGAATAAAATTCCATACAGAAACTGACACAGAATCGGCCGTACAATATCTGGCATATGTGTATAAAAATGACCCAAAAGAAGCAATAGTTAAGCTAACAAAGCGTATAAACGGGTCGTTTGCTCTTGTCATAATGTTTTACGACAGGAAAGATGAGATTTGGGTTGCACGTAAAGGGTCCTCTCTCGTTGTTGGACATACTGGCAAAGAGGGGTTTTGTGCATCAGACCCAACAGCACTCCTTGATTTTTCTCAAGACGTTTGGTTTATGGATGATGAGGAGATGGCGATGATTAATAAAAAAAGCTGTATTTTTTATGATTTCGATGGTGCTGAACACCCAAAAGACAGCATGCATCTTGATTGGAATGCTACCATGGCGAATAAAGGAACTTTTGCTCACTACATGTTAAAAGAGATACACGAACAGCCTAATGTAATGGCTCAGACATTGTTAGGACGCATTAAAGAGGGAAGAGTTGACCTTAGTGGCGAGCTTGATTGGTCTCCGGAGCTCGCGAAGAGTTGGAGAAGGATCCATTTCGTTGCCTGTGGTACATCTCATTATGCCACGGTTACAGCAGCACAAATTATGGAAACGTTTGGAACTTTTGATATAAGAACTGAGATTGCTTCTGAGTACAGCTACAGGAACTTGCCAAATGGACCTGATACTCTCGCAATTTTTGTATCTCAGTCGGGCGAAACGGCGGACACACTACAAGCAGCCCGTGTTGCAAAGTCAAAAGGAGCAAAATGCCTGGTCATTACAAACGTAAGAGACTCTACAATTCATCGTGAAGTTGGAGAGTGTTTGATAACTCCGGCTGGACCTGAAATAGGAGTAGCCGCCACAAAAACATATACAACTCAACTTACTATGCTTGTTTTGCTAGGTATGTATTTGGCAAAACTGAGAGGCAATTTAGCCGAGGCGACAGAAAATCGCCTAGTAAAAGCTTTGGTAAAAATGCCGGGCAAGCTGGCGGAACTTTTAGAACAGAAAGAAAATATAGAAAACATCGCTCGCAACTTTACTAAAGTAAAGGGAGTTTTCTTTATGGGCAGAGCCCTCGCCTATCCTTCCGCTTTAGAGGGAGCTTTAAAACTAAAAGAGATATCATATATCCTAGCAGAAGCGTATCCGGCAGGAGAGATGAAACACGGCCCGATTGCCCTGCTTGATAAAGACATTCCTATAGTTGCACTTGTTCCGAAAAATATACTTTGGGAAAGAACTATTTCAAACATAAAAGAATATATGGCAAAGCAATCTCCAATTATTGCAATCGCAACCGTAGGAGACAATGAAATCTCAAATTATTCAAAAAATATTATTTATACACCTGAAACTGAGCCGGAACTCTTTGCTTTTATTGCAACGATCCCTCTCCAGCTCTTCGCTTACTATATGGCAAATCAGCGAGGTTGCGATATAGACATGCCTAGAAATTTAGTCAAGGCGGTTATTGACTAA
- a CDS encoding molybdenum cofactor guanylyltransferase, which translates to MKSNVLDQHQIDATLLLLGGGKGVRMGGNKLYLEIDGAPLIEQIMCELAPIFKETLLLVARGEKEPVTEKLGSLLFEHAVQVVEDERIAIGPLEGLRSGLEKMSQNWGFLVGCDMPSVQKNLVFFMSSFRAEGVDVIAAERSGYIEPLHAFYSKSSLPSIKKSISNRQKKIKFFYRDINLFLIKEELLKLHGNVEKSFFNLNYPADVLQMKKMAL; encoded by the coding sequence ATGAAAAGCAATGTTTTAGATCAACACCAGATTGACGCAACTCTTCTGCTTCTCGGTGGGGGGAAGGGTGTTCGCATGGGTGGGAATAAGCTCTATTTAGAAATAGATGGTGCTCCCCTCATAGAACAGATAATGTGTGAACTGGCTCCAATTTTTAAGGAAACCCTTCTTCTTGTAGCTCGCGGAGAAAAAGAGCCGGTAACGGAGAAACTGGGTTCATTACTGTTTGAACACGCTGTTCAAGTGGTAGAAGATGAGAGAATAGCAATCGGCCCTTTAGAGGGATTAAGAAGTGGTCTAGAAAAGATGTCGCAGAATTGGGGCTTTCTCGTGGGGTGCGACATGCCTTCTGTACAGAAAAATCTGGTGTTTTTTATGTCTTCCTTTCGTGCTGAAGGAGTAGACGTAATTGCCGCAGAGCGCAGCGGATATATAGAGCCACTTCACGCATTCTATTCTAAGAGTTCTCTCCCCTCTATAAAAAAATCTATAAGTAACAGACAGAAGAAAATCAAGTTTTTTTATAGAGACATAAATCTTTTCCTAATAAAAGAAGAGCTGTTGAAGCTGCATGGAAATGTAGAGAAATCATTTTTTAATCTTAACTACCCAGCAGACGTTCTTCAGATGAAAAAGATGGCCTTATAG
- a CDS encoding ATP-binding cassette domain-containing protein — MIDIRGLSINFGEQEVLKNIDWFITPKSRIGLVGDNGAGKTTILRLIAGEQEPTDGSVFMPKNQTVGYLPQDLIEIENIPLINYLKKRAGLDLLDKKLRAVERELSLLSEDSKLLEKTLSRHEHLQKKFEAKEGFNFEIKAIQILKGLGFHPEKDLERMTAEFSGGWKMRIALASLLLCSPDILLLDEPTNHLDTESMEWLESWLRDFKGTVIAVSHDRRFLEKMVTSVAELSFGKINIYSCSYEKYLIERNERIKKINEEFTQQREKIEETQRFVERFRYKSSKAAQVQSRIKQLEKMEVKEIVKPLKSIKFKFPEAPRSGLDVLKAQALSKTYETNEVFEGVDFTIQRGERVALVGVNGAGKSTLLRILNQSEPPTEGEVTLGHKVKKAFFSQESAQNLNYNHTILQELNSCDTSLLEGEKRNLLGTFLFSGDDINKNISVLSGGEKSRVTLAKILLSKSNLLILDEPTNHLDFETKELFQKALLDYGGTILIVSHDRAFLDNLVDRVLEIRDGHLFDYSGNYSEFIEKREKQIKDINIKNIEKKTESVSEKTKEQKRIEAEARNRLYRENKKILEKLEPLENQIAEDESRKEEISAMLCDAEVLSNSKRVQELMIELGELEESIKENYEEWDKLALKL, encoded by the coding sequence CTGATAGACATAAGAGGGCTTTCAATAAATTTTGGAGAGCAAGAAGTATTAAAAAATATAGATTGGTTTATAACACCAAAAAGTCGAATTGGCCTCGTAGGTGATAATGGTGCAGGAAAAACAACGATATTGCGCTTAATTGCCGGGGAGCAAGAGCCGACTGACGGAAGTGTCTTTATGCCCAAAAACCAAACAGTTGGCTATCTTCCCCAAGATTTGATCGAAATTGAAAACATACCTCTCATAAACTACCTTAAAAAACGTGCCGGTCTAGACCTGCTAGACAAAAAACTTCGTGCGGTAGAGCGAGAGCTTTCTTTATTGAGCGAAGACTCAAAACTTCTGGAAAAAACTTTATCAAGGCATGAGCATCTGCAAAAGAAATTTGAGGCAAAAGAGGGCTTTAATTTTGAAATAAAAGCAATACAGATACTCAAAGGGTTAGGATTTCACCCGGAAAAGGATCTTGAAAGAATGACGGCTGAGTTTTCAGGCGGGTGGAAAATGAGGATTGCTTTGGCCTCTTTACTGCTTTGCTCACCCGACATCCTTCTGTTGGATGAACCGACAAACCATCTTGATACCGAGAGTATGGAGTGGTTGGAAAGCTGGCTGAGAGATTTTAAAGGCACTGTTATAGCTGTCTCTCATGACAGAAGATTTTTAGAAAAAATGGTAACCTCAGTAGCAGAGCTCTCTTTTGGCAAAATAAATATTTATTCATGCAGCTATGAAAAATATCTTATAGAACGTAATGAGCGCATTAAAAAAATAAATGAAGAATTTACACAGCAAAGAGAAAAAATAGAAGAAACTCAGCGTTTTGTAGAACGTTTTAGATATAAATCCTCTAAGGCAGCACAAGTTCAAAGCAGAATAAAACAGCTGGAAAAAATGGAAGTAAAAGAAATTGTAAAACCACTAAAAAGTATCAAATTTAAATTTCCGGAGGCACCAAGAAGTGGGCTCGACGTTTTAAAGGCGCAAGCTCTCTCGAAAACATATGAAACCAATGAGGTTTTTGAGGGGGTAGATTTTACGATCCAGAGGGGAGAACGAGTGGCGCTAGTTGGCGTGAATGGTGCCGGGAAGTCTACTCTTTTAAGGATTTTGAATCAGTCTGAGCCACCTACCGAGGGGGAAGTTACGCTTGGCCATAAGGTAAAGAAAGCTTTTTTCTCGCAGGAAAGTGCCCAGAACCTAAATTATAATCACACAATTTTGCAGGAATTAAACAGTTGTGACACAAGTCTTCTTGAAGGAGAGAAGCGTAATTTATTGGGAACGTTTCTTTTTTCCGGAGATGACATAAACAAAAATATTTCAGTTCTTTCTGGTGGAGAAAAATCAAGAGTGACTTTAGCCAAAATACTTTTATCCAAATCAAACTTGCTTATCCTTGACGAGCCTACAAACCATCTTGATTTTGAGACAAAAGAACTTTTTCAAAAAGCTTTGCTTGATTATGGCGGAACGATATTAATCGTTTCTCATGACAGGGCGTTTCTAGACAATTTAGTTGACCGAGTTCTAGAGATTCGAGATGGGCATCTTTTTGATTATTCGGGAAACTATTCTGAGTTTATTGAAAAACGTGAAAAGCAGATAAAAGATATAAATATTAAAAATATCGAGAAAAAAACCGAAAGCGTTTCAGAAAAGACAAAAGAACAAAAACGAATTGAAGCGGAAGCCCGCAATCGTCTTTATCGTGAGAATAAAAAAATTTTGGAGAAGCTAGAACCATTGGAAAATCAAATAGCCGAAGATGAATCGCGTAAAGAAGAAATATCAGCAATGCTCTGTGATGCAGAAGTTCTATCAAATTCAAAGAGAGTGCAAGAATTAATGATAGAGCTGGGAGAGTTGGAGGAGTCCATTAAAGAAAATTATGAAGAGTGGGATAAGCTTGCTTTAAAGCTTTAA